One genomic window of Candidatus Omnitrophota bacterium includes the following:
- a CDS encoding type II toxin-antitoxin system RelE/ParE family toxin, producing MYSVFYTSSAERQLNHLPSQIAASVTNTVRHLVENPRTIRTEKLTGSPNTYRIRIGRYRIVYTIEDHIRRVVIHRIAHRRDVYR from the coding sequence TTGTATAGCGTCTTCTATACCAGCTCGGCCGAACGACAGCTCAACCATCTTCCCTCTCAGATCGCCGCATCCGTCACGAACACTGTCCGTCACCTGGTCGAGAACCCCCGGACGATCCGTACGGAAAAACTGACGGGATCTCCGAACACCTACCGCATCCGTATCGGTCGTTATCGGATCGTCTACACCATTGAAGATCATATCCGCCGCGTTGTGATCCATCGCATTGCGCATCGTCGCGACGTCTACCGTTAG
- a CDS encoding type II toxin-antitoxin system VapC family toxin encodes MIAVVDASVVLKWFLQETDSPHALKLRQRHLAGDVLLAAPDLLLYEVGNALRFKRDFTLSDTQAALSDILRFQLELIAPTEVLLHQAADLSHRSRLTYYDSCYLAAAKNLGATLITADERLHQAAHHLATIKLLSHAV; translated from the coding sequence ATGATTGCGGTTGTTGACGCCTCGGTCGTCCTGAAATGGTTCCTGCAGGAAACTGACTCGCCTCACGCGCTGAAGTTGCGGCAGCGTCATCTGGCGGGCGATGTCTTGTTGGCCGCTCCAGATCTCTTGCTCTACGAAGTCGGCAATGCCCTCCGCTTCAAGCGTGATTTCACCTTGTCCGACACCCAAGCTGCGCTGAGCGACATCTTGCGCTTTCAGTTGGAATTGATCGCGCCCACGGAAGTGCTCCTGCACCAAGCCGCCGACCTGTCCCACCGCAGCCGTCTGACGTACTATGACTCTTGCTACCTCGCCGCTGCAAAGAATCTTGGGGCCACGTTGATTACCGCAGATGAGCGACTGCATCAGGCCGCTCATCACCTCGCCACGATCAAACTCTTGAGCCACGCGGTCTAA